A region of Lepeophtheirus salmonis chromosome 13, UVic_Lsal_1.4, whole genome shotgun sequence DNA encodes the following proteins:
- the LOC121128311 gene encoding uncharacterized protein translates to MRSTIASLFICSTFCVAQRFITESSCEDRNSTECQIFVKEYPLYCFKPSNHHPCAESCGVCKAKCKDYHSACMRDAKIICFDGRDYHCPKMCGNCNVCEDLVHSSLCRKSQDRCKEDPNIRYSCRKTCKICSDDQLCNDAMPDVAYSCSLFEQKGYCIHPMYSETMKKMCRKTCWLKLQQ, encoded by the exons ATGAGGTCAACAATTGCTTCACTTTTTATCTGTAGTACATTTTGCGTTGCTCAAAGATTTATCACAG aaagtaGTTGTGAAGATAGGAATTCAACAGAATgccaaatttttgtaaaagaatatcCATTATATTGCTTTAAACCATCCAATCACCATCCATGTGCAGAATCCTGTGGAGTTTGTAAAG ccAAATGTAAAGACTATCATTCTGCTTGTATGAGAGATGCTAAGATAATTTGTTTTGATGGGAGAGATTATCATTGTCCAAAAATGTGTGGTAATTGCAAtg tgTGTGAGGATCTAGTCCATTCTTCTCTTTGTCGAAAAAGCCAGGATCGTTGTAAAGAAGATCCTAATATTAGATATTCCTGCAGAAAAACATGTAAAATCTgca gtGATGATCAACTTTGTAATGATGCAATGCCAGACGTTGCATATAGTTGTTCTTTGTTTGAACAAAAAGGATATTGTATTCATCCAATGTATTcagaaacaatgaaaaaaatgtgtCGTAAAACGTGCTGGTTAAAGTTACAACAATAA